One Silene latifolia isolate original U9 population chromosome 4, ASM4854445v1, whole genome shotgun sequence DNA segment encodes these proteins:
- the LOC141653935 gene encoding spermidine synthase 1-like — MENGQNNLSDATQNSLEMLQDMSKININKDSSNDDLRENSELIKSDQCILLKSPPGWYADYSALWPGEAHHYKIDKILFQGKSEYQDFLIFETSSTYGKIVVLNGSLQLSEKDECAYQEMMTHLPLCSIPHPEKLLVIGGGDGGILREASRHPSLVQIDICELDKMLIDIYEKFFPDIAVGYKDPRVRLHLGDGIAFLKSTSPGTYDAIIVDAFHMMGPAAEELADEDLLEAIATALRPGGVLCAPAESFWMKNLALDNVIAKCTKFFKGSVDYAWTSVPTYQSGVIGYMLCSTEGPPVDFKNPINPLDENECSGVGNSPLKFYNSEMHTAAFRLPAFVKKSLNSPSKNT, encoded by the exons ATGGAGAATGGTCAGAACAATCTTAGTGATGCTACCCAAAATTCCCTAGAAATGTTGCAAGATATGAGcaaaattaatataaataaagatTCATCTAATGATGATCTTAGGGaaaatagtgaactaattaaaagTGATCAATGCATTTTACTTAAGTCACCTCCTGGATGGTACGCTGATTATTCAGCGTTATGGCCTG GTGAGGCACACCACTACAAAATTGACAAAATATTATTCCAAGGGAAGTCTGAGTATCAAGATTTTCTCATCTTTGAG ACAAGTTCAACATATGGGAAAATAGTAGTTCTAAATGGTTCACTTCAACTAAGTGAGAAGGATGAATGTGCTTACCAAGAGATGATGACACACCTTCCTCTTTGCTCCATCCCTCATCCCGAAAAG TTGCTTGTTATTGGAGGAGGAGACGGAGGGATTTTGCGCGAAGCATCTCGTCATCCATCCTTAGTTCAGATTGACATATGTGAACTTGACAAAATGTTAATAGAC ATTTACGAGAAGTTCTTTCCTGACATAGCAGTTGGGTATAAGGATCCTCGAGTCAGGTTACATTTAGGCGATG GAATTGCTTTCTTGAAATCCACTTCTCCAGGGACATATGATGCTATTATAGTCGACGCGTTTCATATGATGG GACCGGCTGCAGAAGAACTGGCTGACGAAGACTTGCTGGAAGCAATAGCGACAGCACTTCGCCCTGGTGGTGTCTTATGTGCACCAGCAGAAAGCTTCTGGATGAAGAATCTCGCACTTGATAATGTAATCGCTAAATGCACCAAGTTTTTCAAAGGATCTGTTGATTATGCTTGGACCAGTGTCCCTACTTACCAAAG TGGCGTAATTGGTTACATGCTTTGTTCCACTGAAGGGCCACCAGTCGACTTCAAGAACCCGATAAACCCTTTAGATGAAAATGAATGCTCTGGTGTTGGTAACTCACCTTTGAAGTTCTATAACTCGGAG ATGCACACTGCAGCATTCAGGTTACCTGCATTTGTCAAGAAGTCATTGAACTCACCAAGCAAGAACACCTGA
- the LOC141652639 gene encoding uncharacterized protein LOC141652639, translating to MPGPGPHMMYAFGSGLGLMKASNGRFSPHHCLCYAINAFFGPDIGSFFEWLSSTLGLTSIVGSTFADLIHHPIYYVIILGFPLSLLYSWASRVALSKGMLDSLSGSYLSRTQCFLLIAAGSLSHFFLDHLFEENGHSSTYIWILSTGWWINRAPINPDAVVVVGLLCTCLIIAFIYINRPRPSKSINMQINQSVKLIMIIASLYCIWCATQIYLVKPRRRAVGEEADLGVLVFLSVYFALPHYLCIKSMNPKEYHESGDQLPF from the exons ATGCCAGGACCCGGCCCACACATGATGTACGCATTCGGGTCAGGTCTTGGTCTAATGAAGGCCTCAAACGGACGGTTCAGTCCACACCACTGCCTATGCTATGCGATCAACGCGTTTTTCGGGCCTGATATCGGGTCGTTCTTTGAGTGGCTAAGCTCCACCCTTGGGTTAACTAGCATAGTTGGATCAACCTTTGCTGACCTCATCCACCATCCTATTTATTACGTCATAATTCTTGGATTTCCATTATCACTACTTTACTCTTGGGCTTCTCGAGTTGCTCTTAGTAAGGGTATGCTTGATTCTCTTAGTGGG TCATATCTCTCGAGGACGCAATGTTTTTTGTTGATAGCAGCAGGCTCTTTGTCTCACTTCTTTCTTGACCATTTATTTGAG GAAAATGGACATTCTTCCACATACATTTGGATATTAAGCACTGGTTGGTGGATTAATCGCGCCCCTATCAATCCCGATGCAGTGGTAGTAGTTGGACTATTGTGCACTTGCTTAATTATTGCATTCATTTACATCAACAG GCCGAGGCCATCAAAATCTATAAATATGCAAATTAATCAATCTGTCAAGCTGATAATGATCATAGCATCTCTGTACTGTATATGGTGTGCTACCCAGATATACCTAGTGAAACCTCGTCGCCGTGCTGTTGGTGAGGAGGCTGATCTCGGGGTCCTCGTGTTTTTATCTGTATATTTCGCCCTCCCTCATTACCTGTGCATCAAATCAATGAATCCTAAGGAATATCATGAATCAGGAGATCAACTGCCTTTCTAA